In the genome of cyanobacterium endosymbiont of Braarudosphaera bigelowii, one region contains:
- a CDS encoding RNA recognition motif domain-containing protein yields the protein MSIRLYVGNLPKENIERQTLEELFVDAGDTISIKVIKERKTGKCRGFAFVTVLTDELADAFIEKYNGQSFMENPLKIEKALPRAKGKESSDESTDSKPMPNKAKKSTNKKRDNRTQSSNGNSGNEGFQPDPRWAEQLTQLKQMLATSSKS from the coding sequence ATGTCTATTCGCTTATATGTAGGTAATTTACCTAAAGAAAATATTGAACGCCAAACTCTGGAAGAACTATTTGTCGATGCTGGTGACACCATATCGATCAAAGTTATTAAAGAACGTAAAACAGGAAAATGTCGAGGCTTTGCGTTCGTCACTGTTCTTACAGATGAATTAGCTGATGCGTTTATTGAAAAATATAATGGTCAATCTTTTATGGAAAACCCACTTAAGATCGAAAAAGCTCTTCCTAGGGCTAAAGGAAAAGAGTCTTCAGATGAAAGTACTGATAGTAAGCCTATGCCTAACAAAGCTAAAAAAAGTACCAATAAAAAGCGTGATAATCGAACTCAATCATCAAATGGAAATTCTGGAAATGAAGGTTTTCAGCCTGATCCTCGTTGGGCAGAACAATTAACTCAACTGAAACAAATGTTAGCAACATCTTCCAAAAGTTAG
- the hemC gene encoding hydroxymethylbilane synthase translates to MVVSNRLIRIGSRKSQLALVQTYWIEEQLRKYYPNYEFQIETMSTQGDNILDVALAKIGDKGLFTKELEIAMLQNRIDFAVHSLKDLPTNLPEGLILGCITERENPADALVINEKYKANNLSTLPEGSVIGTSSLRRLAQLRYHYPHLIFKDIRGNVNTRLAKLDAGDYDAIVLAVAGLKRLNMDSRIHQIIPEDISLHAVGQGALGIECRANDSKTLELLNVLQHSETHYRCIGERSFLRALEGGCQVPIGVSTKIECNILTLTGMVASLDGKTMLKDTVSGHIEQAENLGYQLSVSLRNAGATEILEKIFAEIRP, encoded by the coding sequence ATGGTTGTTTCTAATCGTTTAATTCGTATTGGTTCTCGAAAAAGTCAATTAGCATTGGTACAGACTTATTGGATAGAAGAGCAACTACGAAAGTATTATCCTAATTATGAGTTTCAAATAGAAACCATGAGTACACAAGGAGATAATATTTTAGATGTTGCCCTTGCAAAAATTGGAGATAAAGGACTATTTACAAAAGAGTTGGAAATAGCTATGCTGCAAAATCGAATAGATTTTGCAGTTCATTCACTAAAAGATCTTCCAACCAATTTGCCAGAAGGTTTAATACTAGGCTGTATAACAGAAAGAGAGAATCCTGCGGACGCTCTCGTAATTAATGAAAAATACAAAGCCAACAATTTATCTACTTTACCAGAAGGGTCAGTAATTGGGACATCATCCCTTAGACGCTTGGCTCAGCTTCGCTACCATTATCCCCATTTAATTTTCAAAGATATTCGTGGTAATGTTAATACCCGTCTGGCCAAACTAGATGCTGGAGACTATGACGCTATTGTTCTTGCCGTAGCAGGATTAAAACGTTTAAATATGGATAGCAGAATTCATCAAATTATTCCGGAAGATATTTCTTTACATGCTGTGGGACAAGGTGCTTTAGGTATAGAATGTAGAGCAAATGACTCTAAAACCTTAGAATTACTTAACGTTTTACAACATTCAGAAACCCATTACCGCTGTATAGGAGAACGTTCATTCTTAAGAGCATTAGAGGGAGGATGTCAAGTTCCTATCGGAGTTAGTACTAAAATAGAATGTAATATATTGACTTTAACTGGAATGGTAGCAAGTCTGGATGGAAAAACTATGCTAAAAGATACTGTTTCCGGTCATATAGAACAAGCAGAAAATCTAGGATATCAGTTGTCTGTCTCTCTGCGTAATGCAGGTGCAACAGAAATTTTAGAAAAAATATTTGCTGAAATTAGGCCCTAA
- a CDS encoding hemolysin family protein, translated as MSTSDILIRVLSVFLLIVINAFFVTAEFSMVSVRRSRISQLVKAGDIQAQTVQSLQRSLDRLLSTTQLGITLSSLALGWVGESVMAQLIIEVLTKLPFPRFISISLSHSIAIPFAFLFLAYLQIILGELCPKSLSLLYSEQLARFLGPSIRVISQIFNPFIWILNQSTRFLLRSIGIRYTGEERYSQVTPEELQLIISTEGESTGLEAQERALLKNIFEFGTVTTMEVMVPRTQLIAVSETTTFEELLEEVTTTGHSRYPIKGDSLDDILGIIDFKDLAEPLAKGELSSNSFLCDWAKPVKFVSESMPLDELLSLMQRSQLKMVIIVDEFGGTSGLITIQDVIEEILGNDSEDITEKKEILKIIDENNFLIEAQLNLEELNNVLGLNLPLIDEYQTLGGFLSYQWQKIPIQGETLKYDNLLFTVVKSEGPRLRQIHIQRQSSINYDLLAKNVSSSENCDDLEIQSSYDGE; from the coding sequence ATGTCAACTTCAGATATTTTAATAAGGGTTTTATCAGTTTTCTTGCTTATAGTTATCAATGCATTTTTTGTTACAGCAGAATTTTCAATGGTTTCGGTTAGGAGATCAAGAATTAGTCAATTAGTTAAAGCTGGAGATATTCAAGCACAAACAGTTCAATCTTTACAGCGTAGCCTTGATCGTTTGCTATCGACAACACAACTAGGTATAACACTTTCTAGCTTAGCCTTAGGATGGGTTGGAGAAAGTGTTATGGCTCAGTTAATAATAGAAGTGTTAACAAAATTGCCATTTCCCAGATTTATAAGTATAAGTTTGTCTCATAGTATTGCTATACCTTTTGCTTTTCTATTTTTAGCTTACTTGCAAATTATTTTGGGAGAATTATGCCCTAAGTCACTATCCTTATTATATTCTGAACAGTTAGCTAGATTTTTAGGACCTTCAATTAGAGTTATATCTCAGATCTTTAATCCTTTTATTTGGATTTTAAATCAATCAACACGCTTTTTATTACGTAGTATAGGAATTAGATATACAGGAGAGGAAAGATATAGTCAGGTTACTCCTGAAGAATTGCAACTCATCATATCTACAGAAGGAGAATCAACAGGCTTAGAGGCTCAGGAGAGAGCTTTACTTAAAAATATTTTTGAATTTGGTACAGTTACAACAATGGAGGTGATGGTTCCTCGTACTCAATTAATTGCTGTTTCTGAAACCACTACTTTTGAGGAATTATTAGAAGAAGTAACTACAACTGGACATTCTCGTTATCCAATCAAAGGTGATTCTCTTGATGATATTTTAGGCATTATAGATTTTAAAGACTTGGCTGAGCCTTTAGCAAAAGGAGAATTAAGTTCAAATTCTTTTCTTTGTGACTGGGCCAAACCAGTGAAATTTGTTTCAGAATCAATGCCTCTTGATGAGTTATTATCTTTGATGCAAAGGTCACAGCTGAAAATGGTAATCATAGTAGATGAATTTGGAGGAACGTCTGGACTAATTACAATACAAGATGTAATTGAAGAAATTTTAGGTAACGATTCAGAAGATATAACTGAGAAAAAAGAGATATTGAAAATAATTGATGAAAATAATTTTTTAATAGAGGCTCAATTAAATTTAGAAGAACTCAATAATGTGTTAGGGCTTAACTTACCTTTGATAGATGAATATCAGACTTTAGGAGGATTTTTATCATATCAGTGGCAAAAAATTCCTATACAAGGAGAAACATTAAAGTATGATAATTTGTTGTTTACTGTCGTTAAGTCTGAAGGTCCACGACTAAGACAAATTCATATTCAAAGACAATCTTCTATTAATTACGATCTTTTAGCTAAAAATGTAAGCAGTTCAGAAAATTGTGATGATCTAGAGATACAAAGCAGTTATGATGGAGAATAG
- a CDS encoding DUF3593 domain-containing protein, which yields MLSTDTLFLLSLFPYLGFLWFLTYVKETPRLALIGFYCLLIFVAITVPSGIFAKMVYKEELANIDWLHGGAELFLTLSNTLVVFGFYEEIIKYRSKQK from the coding sequence ATGCTATCTACAGATACACTATTTTTATTATCTTTGTTTCCATATCTTGGTTTTTTGTGGTTTTTAACATATGTAAAAGAAACTCCAAGGTTAGCATTAATCGGTTTTTATTGTTTATTAATTTTTGTTGCTATAACGGTTCCCTCTGGTATTTTCGCAAAAATGGTATATAAAGAAGAATTAGCTAATATTGACTGGCTACATGGAGGAGCTGAATTATTTCTCACATTGTCCAATACTTTAGTTGTTTTTGGATTTTATGAAGAAATAATTAAATATAGAAGTAAACAAAAGTAG
- the grxC gene encoding glutaredoxin 3, translating to MMPNVEIYTWSSCPFCIRAKALLDQKKVEFIEYCIDGDETARAQMTKRTQGKSSLPQIFINDKFIGGCDDLYSMELTGDLDKLLAE from the coding sequence ATAATGCCTAACGTAGAAATATATACATGGAGTTCTTGCCCTTTTTGTATTCGGGCTAAGGCTCTACTAGATCAAAAGAAAGTAGAATTTATTGAGTACTGTATTGACGGGGATGAAACTGCTAGGGCTCAAATGACTAAAAGAACTCAAGGAAAAAGTAGCTTACCTCAAATTTTTATTAATGATAAGTTTATTGGAGGTTGTGATGATTTATATTCTATGGAGTTAACGGGAGATCTAGATAAGTTATTAGCAGAGTAG
- a CDS encoding 6-pyruvoyl trahydropterin synthase family protein: MKCVINRRAEFSASHRYYLPEWSMTKNEEQFGANSFFPGHGHNYVLFVSLEGGINEYGMIENLSLIKKIIKQQITDQFNYSYLNNICQEFGDALPTTENIARIIWERLYPHLPIINIKLFEHPRLWAEYRGNNMQATLTTQVHFSAAHRLALPNLSLEENIKIYGKCARVHGHGHNYFLDVSVTGNIDERTGMIVDLEDLQNIVNDYIVEPFDHTFLNKDVPYFVQTIPTAENIALYIAQLLKEPIKNLGVVLHKVKLTESPNNSCEIYCS, encoded by the coding sequence ATGAAATGTGTTATCAACCGTCGTGCTGAATTTAGTGCTAGTCATCGATACTATCTACCAGAATGGAGTATGACTAAAAATGAAGAACAATTTGGAGCTAATAGCTTTTTCCCAGGTCATGGGCATAATTACGTTTTGTTTGTTTCACTTGAAGGAGGAATAAATGAATATGGAATGATAGAAAATCTTTCTTTGATTAAAAAAATAATTAAACAGCAAATTACCGATCAATTTAACTATTCTTATTTAAATAATATATGCCAAGAATTTGGTGATGCTTTACCAACCACCGAAAATATTGCTAGGATAATCTGGGAACGTTTATATCCACATCTGCCAATTATCAATATTAAGTTGTTTGAGCATCCCAGATTATGGGCTGAATATCGAGGAAATAATATGCAAGCAACATTAACTACCCAAGTTCATTTTAGTGCAGCACACCGCTTAGCTCTTCCTAACCTTAGTTTAGAAGAAAATATAAAAATCTACGGGAAATGTGCTCGTGTTCATGGACATGGACACAATTACTTTCTTGATGTATCCGTAACTGGTAATATCGATGAACGTACTGGAATGATTGTTGATCTAGAAGATTTACAGAATATAGTTAATGATTATATTGTAGAACCATTTGACCATACTTTTCTTAATAAAGACGTTCCGTATTTTGTTCAAACTATTCCTACAGCTGAAAATATTGCTCTTTATATTGCTCAATTGCTAAAAGAACCAATTAAAAATTTAGGAGTTGTACTACATAAGGTTAAGTTAACTGAAAGTCCAAATAATTCCTGTGAAATTTACTGTTCCTAA
- the petB gene encoding cytochrome b6, which produces MFSKQVTDSKIYQWFNDRLEIQAISDDITTKYVPPHVNIFYCLGGITLVCFIIQFATGFAMTFYYKPSVAEAFNSVQYIMNEVNFGWLIRSIHRWSASMMVLMMILHVFRVYLTGGFKKPRELTWITGVTMAVLTVSFGVTGYSLPWDQVGYWAVKIVSGVPAAIPVVGDSLVELLRGGQSVGQATLTRFYSLHTFVFPWLIAVFMLAHFLMIRKQGISGPL; this is translated from the coding sequence ATGTTCTCTAAACAAGTTACAGATTCTAAAATTTATCAATGGTTTAATGATCGTTTAGAAATACAAGCTATTTCTGATGATATTACTACCAAATATGTTCCACCCCACGTTAATATTTTTTATTGTCTTGGTGGAATTACTTTAGTTTGCTTCATCATCCAGTTTGCTACTGGTTTTGCAATGACCTTCTACTATAAGCCTAGTGTTGCTGAAGCATTTAACTCAGTCCAATACATCATGAATGAGGTTAACTTTGGATGGTTGATCCGTTCTATCCATCGTTGGTCAGCCAGTATGATGGTTTTAATGATGATATTGCATGTTTTCAGAGTATATCTCACAGGTGGATTTAAAAAACCTCGTGAATTAACTTGGATAACAGGAGTTACTATGGCTGTACTTACAGTTTCTTTTGGAGTAACAGGTTATTCTTTACCTTGGGATCAAGTTGGTTACTGGGCAGTGAAAATTGTTTCTGGTGTACCAGCAGCTATTCCAGTAGTAGGAGACTCATTGGTAGAACTATTAAGAGGAGGACAGAGTGTAGGACAAGCAACACTTACTCGTTTCTATAGTTTACACACCTTTGTTTTCCCTTGGTTGATTGCAGTATTTATGTTAGCTCACTTTTTAATGATTCGTAAACAAGGAATTTCTGGTCCTTTGTAA
- the rpiA gene encoding ribose-5-phosphate isomerase RpiA produces the protein MTDPIVIMKQQVGKAAAEYIESNSIIGLGTGSTTAYAIEHIGKRLQSGSLKNIIGITTSFQAEVLAKKYNIPLSTLDMVDHIDIAIDGADEVDPRKNLIKGGGAAHTQEKIVDSLAKKFIVVVDGNKIVDSLGSTVPVPVEVIPKALTPVMEKLKELGGNPDLRMGIRKAGPIVTDQGNLIIDTKFDYIDDPKSLETIINNIPGVLDNGLFVGVANLILIGEIVDNIPVVREF, from the coding sequence ATGACTGATCCAATAGTAATTATGAAACAGCAAGTAGGGAAAGCTGCTGCTGAATATATTGAGTCTAATTCCATTATAGGTTTAGGTACAGGATCTACGACTGCTTATGCCATAGAGCATATTGGGAAACGTTTGCAATCTGGCAGTTTGAAAAACATTATAGGTATTACGACATCATTTCAAGCAGAAGTTTTAGCTAAAAAATATAATATTCCCCTCAGTACTTTAGATATGGTAGACCATATCGATATTGCTATTGATGGTGCAGACGAGGTTGATCCGAGGAAAAATCTTATTAAGGGTGGTGGTGCTGCCCACACTCAAGAAAAAATTGTTGATAGTCTTGCCAAAAAGTTTATTGTAGTAGTTGATGGTAACAAAATAGTAGATTCGCTAGGTTCTACTGTTCCAGTACCGGTTGAAGTAATCCCCAAGGCTCTTACCCCAGTAATGGAGAAACTGAAAGAACTTGGAGGTAACCCTGATTTACGAATGGGTATTAGAAAAGCTGGACCAATCGTTACAGATCAAGGTAATTTAATCATCGATACTAAATTTGACTATATCGATGATCCAAAGAGTTTAGAAACAATAATTAATAATATTCCAGGTGTTCTAGACAATGGCCTATTCGTTGGTGTGGCAAATTTAATTTTAATAGGTGAAATTGTTGACAATATTCCTGTAGTAAGAGAATTTTAA
- a CDS encoding DUF2808 domain-containing protein, protein MKTVKTLTIEIFKHSKVLASLALSGCLFTLFPNLSMANGNSGLVIFSGIENRSDILEYKLDFNGRPKFYGERMRLRVPKKKLTQGVSKFFVSYLKDPKFDGKFNTKSVNVRVDGKSIPIREIYWDRESRVLEIDLEKDLEAGSSVELVFSNLKNPSSGTYYFICDILTSGQIPLRVYVGTWIVSFSRT, encoded by the coding sequence ATGAAAACAGTAAAAACTTTAACAATAGAAATTTTCAAACATTCTAAAGTATTAGCATCTTTAGCTTTATCTGGATGTTTGTTTACTTTATTTCCGAATCTTTCTATGGCTAATGGAAATTCGGGATTAGTTATTTTTAGTGGTATAGAAAATCGTAGTGACATTTTAGAATATAAGCTTGATTTTAATGGGCGTCCTAAATTTTATGGTGAACGTATGAGATTACGTGTGCCAAAAAAAAAATTAACTCAAGGTGTTAGTAAATTCTTTGTATCTTATCTTAAAGATCCAAAGTTTGATGGTAAATTTAATACAAAGTCAGTAAATGTTCGTGTTGATGGCAAGTCTATTCCAATTAGAGAAATTTATTGGGATAGAGAAAGTCGTGTACTGGAAATTGATCTAGAGAAAGATCTTGAAGCAGGAAGTTCAGTTGAACTTGTATTTTCGAATCTTAAAAATCCTAGTTCTGGTACTTATTATTTTATTTGTGATATTTTAACATCTGGACAAATTCCACTTAGAGTCTATGTTGGTACTTGGATAGTTTCTTTTTCTCGCACCTAA
- a CDS encoding DUF2499 domain-containing protein, with protein MTLLSIPTWMIHIASVTEWIIAIWLVWTYAEVSKRNYWKVLSFAMLPSLASAACACIWHFFDNLPSLDWLVTIQATLTLLGNSTLCLAGRHIFRHSTSQSIAKPNTELSKLS; from the coding sequence ATGACTTTACTTTCAATTCCAACATGGATGATTCACATTGCCAGCGTAACTGAATGGATAATTGCTATCTGGCTTGTATGGACTTATGCAGAAGTAAGTAAAAGGAACTATTGGAAGGTACTTTCATTTGCCATGTTACCTTCATTAGCTAGTGCTGCATGCGCATGTATTTGGCATTTTTTTGACAATCTTCCATCTTTAGATTGGTTGGTAACTATACAAGCAACATTAACCTTATTAGGTAATAGTACTTTATGCCTTGCTGGGAGACATATTTTTCGTCATTCTACTTCTCAATCTATCGCTAAACCTAATACGGAATTAAGCAAATTAAGTTAA
- the gshB gene encoding glutathione synthase, with protein sequence MKLAFIIDPISKLEPNHDSTVAMIEASQDLGHEVWITEINKLSIIKGKAWAKMSQIKVNPTFFREKQKLKNYSWYEISSIELICLDTMNVVFMRKDPPVNIRYLYATYILDMINPMNTLVLNSPRGLREANEKIYALQFHQFMPATIVSKDKEAIHNFVDTYKMAVLKPLGGKAGEGILILDLKDPNLNSIIEISTYQGQEPVMIQQFLPEARYGDKRIILLNGEPIGAVNRVPTGKEFRGNMAVGGRVEKAKINSQEYNICKTLGEKLRQDGLYFVGIDVIGGYLTEVNVTSPTGIREINNLDQKNLGQEVIEWAVSQ encoded by the coding sequence ATGAAGTTAGCATTTATTATTGATCCTATTTCAAAACTTGAACCAAATCATGATAGTACTGTCGCCATGATAGAGGCATCTCAAGATTTAGGACATGAGGTATGGATTACCGAAATTAATAAACTTAGTATTATTAAAGGGAAAGCTTGGGCAAAGATGTCCCAAATAAAGGTTAATCCAACGTTTTTTAGAGAAAAACAAAAACTTAAAAATTATTCTTGGTATGAGATATCCTCAATAGAATTAATATGTTTAGATACTATGAATGTAGTTTTTATGAGGAAAGATCCTCCTGTTAACATTCGTTATCTCTATGCAACATATATTTTAGATATGATTAATCCTATGAATACCTTAGTTCTTAACTCACCTAGAGGATTAAGAGAAGCTAATGAAAAGATATATGCTTTACAGTTTCATCAGTTTATGCCAGCAACTATAGTAAGTAAAGATAAAGAAGCCATCCATAATTTTGTAGATACATATAAGATGGCTGTTTTAAAACCTTTAGGAGGTAAAGCTGGAGAAGGAATTTTAATTTTAGATTTGAAGGATCCTAATCTGAATTCAATTATTGAAATTAGTACATACCAGGGACAAGAGCCCGTAATGATACAGCAGTTCCTTCCTGAAGCAAGATATGGAGATAAACGAATTATCTTATTGAATGGTGAACCTATAGGAGCAGTAAACAGAGTACCTACTGGCAAAGAATTTAGAGGTAATATGGCTGTTGGAGGAAGAGTTGAAAAGGCAAAAATTAATTCTCAAGAGTACAATATATGTAAAACTTTAGGAGAAAAACTACGTCAAGATGGTTTATATTTTGTAGGAATTGATGTGATAGGTGGCTATCTTACTGAAGTAAATGTTACCAGTCCCACTGGTATTAGGGAGATTAATAATCTTGATCAAAAAAATTTAGGCCAAGAAGTCATTGAATGGGCAGTATCTCAATAA
- the petD gene encoding cytochrome b6-f complex subunit IV, with translation MAIEKKPDLSNPKLRAKLAQGMGHNYYGEPAWPNDLLYIFPVVIFGTIGLISGLAVLDPALVGEPANPFATPLEILPEWYLYPVFQILRILPSKLLGIACQAAIPLGLMLIPFIESVNKFQNPFRRPVASTVFLFGTAIALWLGIGATFPIDKSLTLGLF, from the coding sequence ATGGCCATCGAGAAAAAGCCAGATTTAAGCAATCCTAAATTGCGTGCTAAGCTAGCCCAAGGAATGGGACATAATTATTACGGAGAGCCAGCTTGGCCAAATGATTTACTTTATATTTTTCCAGTAGTAATCTTCGGAACTATTGGTTTGATAAGCGGTTTAGCCGTTCTTGATCCAGCTTTAGTTGGAGAACCAGCCAACCCGTTTGCTACACCTTTAGAAATACTACCTGAATGGTATTTATATCCTGTTTTTCAGATTTTAAGGATCCTTCCTAGCAAACTATTAGGAATTGCTTGTCAAGCAGCTATTCCTTTAGGTTTAATGCTCATTCCTTTTATTGAAAGCGTAAATAAGTTTCAAAATCCTTTCCGACGTCCTGTAGCTTCTACTGTATTCCTTTTTGGAACAGCTATAGCATTATGGTTAGGTATAGGTGCAACCTTTCCTATCGATAAATCTTTAACTCTAGGATTGTTTTAA
- the cobA gene encoding uroporphyrinogen-III C-methyltransferase → MAGKVFFVGSGVFNISYLTLRGYYLLSHAEVVVYDTLIDSSLLELLPINCLKIYVGKRGGKLSTHQKYINNLLVNHCLSGKQIVRLKGGDPSVFGRLAEEIHALIQTDCKYEVIPGISSALAAPILAGIPITNKKLSQCFTILTGHNLGVLNWETLAKNDTLIILMGMKNLSKIINNLIINNRPSNESIAIIYNCGSSRQMTITGTLRTIVNQIPDNYSSPAVIVIGEVVKARNMSSSFNLPLADKTVVITRSHESSGQFKFQLQEAGANIITLPVLEIVPPSSWNKLDMAIQQLSSFDWLILTSANGVKFFIERLQELGKDIRILNNIKIAVVGRKTSDYLKNFYLKPDFIPPNFIADSLIENFPENIDGKKFLFPRVETGGRDILLKEFIKRGASITEVAAYQSICPKNINSEIWEILENKQADVITFTSSKTVRHFHDLLKKISLNNEEKNILSKLDNVYLASIGPQTSKTCNDLFGRVDIEAKEYTLEGLTHQLIDYFS, encoded by the coding sequence ATGGCAGGCAAAGTATTTTTTGTAGGCTCAGGAGTATTTAATATATCTTACTTGACTCTTAGAGGATATTACTTACTATCTCATGCAGAAGTGGTAGTATATGATACTTTAATTGATTCAAGTTTACTAGAATTATTACCAATTAACTGTCTAAAAATTTATGTTGGGAAACGTGGAGGGAAACTAAGTACCCATCAAAAATATATTAATAATCTATTAGTAAATCATTGTTTATCAGGAAAACAAATAGTAAGACTAAAAGGCGGTGACCCTTCGGTTTTTGGACGTCTTGCCGAAGAAATACATGCTTTAATACAAACTGATTGTAAGTATGAAGTAATTCCTGGTATTTCTTCCGCATTAGCAGCTCCTATATTAGCTGGAATTCCAATTACTAATAAAAAACTTAGTCAATGTTTTACTATTTTGACAGGACATAATTTAGGTGTATTGAATTGGGAAACATTGGCTAAAAACGACACATTAATAATTCTCATGGGAATGAAAAATCTTAGTAAAATTATTAATAATTTAATAATTAATAATAGGCCTTCAAATGAATCCATCGCAATCATTTATAATTGTGGAAGTTCGAGGCAAATGACAATTACAGGCACATTAAGAACCATAGTCAATCAAATTCCAGATAATTATTCATCTCCAGCTGTTATTGTAATTGGAGAAGTCGTAAAAGCAAGAAATATGTCATCATCCTTCAACCTTCCTCTGGCAGATAAAACAGTAGTAATTACTCGTTCTCATGAGTCTTCTGGTCAATTCAAATTCCAGTTGCAAGAAGCAGGAGCGAATATTATTACACTTCCTGTCTTAGAGATTGTGCCACCTTCTTCTTGGAATAAGTTAGATATGGCAATTCAACAACTATCATCTTTCGACTGGTTAATTTTAACTTCAGCAAACGGAGTAAAGTTTTTTATTGAAAGATTACAGGAATTAGGAAAAGATATTCGTATTCTAAACAATATTAAAATTGCTGTTGTTGGTAGGAAAACATCTGATTACTTAAAAAATTTTTATTTGAAACCTGATTTTATACCTCCTAATTTCATTGCTGATTCATTAATTGAAAATTTTCCAGAGAATATAGATGGTAAGAAATTTTTATTTCCTCGAGTAGAGACAGGAGGAAGAGATATTTTATTAAAAGAGTTTATTAAAAGGGGAGCTAGTATTACTGAAGTTGCTGCTTATCAATCAATATGTCCTAAAAATATTAATAGTGAAATATGGGAAATATTAGAGAATAAACAAGCTGATGTAATTACTTTTACTAGTTCTAAAACCGTTAGACATTTTCATGACTTATTAAAAAAGATATCTCTTAATAATGAAGAAAAAAATATTCTATCTAAATTAGACAATGTTTACTTAGCATCTATTGGGCCTCAAACTTCAAAAACTTGTAATGATTTATTTGGTAGAGTTGATATTGAAGCAAAAGAATATACATTAGAAGGTTTAACCCATCAATTAATTGATTATTTCTCTTAA
- a CDS encoding CAAD domain-containing protein, translating into MEFNVQEQTDPKDLNTETTGSLTPSFSLGNQPWQEWLTPMIDIFAKVPEYVGHFFSEYKQPLTTLGLLILSFISIKIMIAVLGAIDDVPLLAPLLQIIGLGYTLWFTWRYLWKSSNRKELLSEFEAVKNQVFGNNI; encoded by the coding sequence ATGGAATTCAATGTTCAAGAGCAAACAGACCCAAAAGACTTAAATACTGAAACAACAGGGAGTCTTACCCCATCCTTTTCACTAGGTAATCAACCCTGGCAGGAATGGTTAACTCCTATGATAGATATTTTTGCTAAGGTCCCCGAATATGTTGGGCATTTCTTTAGCGAGTACAAACAGCCACTAACTACCCTTGGTTTATTGATTCTATCTTTCATTAGTATCAAGATTATGATTGCTGTTTTAGGGGCTATTGATGATGTTCCTTTATTAGCTCCTTTATTACAAATAATTGGATTAGGCTATACACTTTGGTTTACTTGGCGTTATCTTTGGAAATCATCTAATAGGAAAGAGTTACTTTCCGAATTCGAAGCAGTAAAAAATCAAGTTTTTGGTAACAATATATAG
- the queD gene encoding 6-carboxytetrahydropterin synthase QueD yields the protein MSISHSWTIYKEFRFEAAHILPHHKGKCSRLHGHSWVGRVYITKDSLYRTGSQQGMVMDFNDINNYINPILENFLDHYYLNETTGLENPTSEAVAKWIFEKLEKEGLPGLEMVEVRETCTSGARYTKSINQ from the coding sequence ATGAGTATAAGTCATAGTTGGACAATATATAAAGAGTTTCGTTTTGAAGCAGCACACATATTACCTCATCATAAAGGTAAATGCTCTCGTCTTCATGGACATAGCTGGGTAGGAAGAGTTTATATCACTAAAGATAGTTTGTATAGAACAGGTTCACAACAAGGCATGGTTATGGATTTCAATGATATTAATAACTATATTAATCCTATTCTGGAAAATTTTTTAGATCACTACTATCTTAATGAAACTACAGGCCTCGAAAACCCAACAAGTGAAGCTGTTGCAAAATGGATTTTTGAAAAACTTGAAAAGGAAGGACTTCCTGGATTAGAAATGGTAGAAGTCAGGGAGACGTGTACATCTGGTGCTAGATACACTAAAAGTATTAACCAATGA